In one Haemophilus parainfluenzae genomic region, the following are encoded:
- a CDS encoding HyaD/HybD family hydrogenase maturation endopeptidase produces the protein MKPLILGVGNILLSDEGVGVRVVQELEKRPEIQPHFDVIDGGTCGMELLDAMANREHLIIVDAVLANKQPGEIVVLHDEQVPTFFSRKISPHQLGICDVLSAMKLTDEFPKHLCLIGIQPESLESGIGLTETIKNVLPKVFETLNQVIKEYGLNLDSPL, from the coding sequence ATGAAGCCATTAATTCTTGGCGTTGGCAATATTTTGTTAAGCGATGAAGGTGTCGGTGTGCGTGTTGTGCAGGAGCTTGAAAAACGCCCTGAAATTCAACCGCACTTTGACGTCATCGATGGTGGTACTTGTGGCATGGAATTACTGGATGCGATGGCAAATCGCGAGCATTTGATTATTGTCGATGCCGTGCTTGCTAATAAACAGCCAGGTGAGATTGTCGTGTTACATGACGAGCAAGTACCAACCTTTTTCTCTCGTAAAATTTCGCCACACCAACTCGGCATTTGTGATGTACTTTCTGCAATGAAATTAACGGACGAATTTCCCAAACACCTTTGTCTCATCGGCATCCAACCAGAGTCGCTAGAGTCTGGAATTGGTTTAACGGAAACGATAAAAAACGTGTTGCCAAAGGTTTTTGAAACGTTAAATCAAGTCATTAAGGAATACGGCTTAAATCTAGATTCCCCTCTTTAG
- the hybE gene encoding hydrogenase-2 assembly chaperone, which produces MYRHEKTPENSTALLTSVTGFEENPTEIFLAEMQNIVPEMQDLPFYHKGVECFCPKFVLFEDQWIGTVLTPWMMSVVILPGPQQQWEPRELGDKLTVQLPYKALTFTVSSVENVPQYLSCSLHSPLDPNLTNEQAVQLTQDCLRMVLSIPTAQPTFNSDRRNLFKAMIK; this is translated from the coding sequence ATGTATAGACACGAAAAAACACCTGAAAACTCTACCGCACTTTTAACCTCTGTTACTGGCTTTGAAGAAAACCCAACGGAGATTTTCCTTGCCGAAATGCAAAACATTGTACCTGAAATGCAAGATCTCCCTTTTTATCACAAAGGCGTCGAATGTTTCTGCCCTAAATTTGTTTTATTCGAAGACCAATGGATTGGCACAGTATTAACCCCGTGGATGATGAGTGTGGTGATTCTACCTGGCCCTCAACAACAATGGGAACCACGTGAATTAGGTGATAAACTCACTGTACAACTACCGTACAAAGCACTCACTTTCACCGTTAGTAGTGTTGAAAATGTACCGCAATATTTAAGTTGCTCTTTACATTCACCACTCGACCCGAATCTGACTAACGAACAAGCGGTTCAACTTACACAAGATTGTTTGCGTATGGTTTTATCCATCCCAACCGCACAGCCGACATTTAATTCTGATCGCCGTAATCTATTTAAGGCCATGATCAAATAA
- the hemW gene encoding radical SAM family heme chaperone HemW, translated as MQKFPPLSLYVHIPWCVQKCPYCDFNSHAQKGAIPEQEYVQHLIADLEADLEKYQASIQNRPLHSIFIGGGTPSLFSAESIKLLLAEIQRRIPFSENIEITMEANPGTVEAERFKGYVDAGVTRISMGIQSFNDDKLQRLGRIHNAAEAKSAVSLAKVSGLKSFNLDLMHGLPNQMLEEALDDLRQAIELAPPHLSWYQLTIEPNTMFAYRPPKLPDDDELWDIFEQGHQLLTEAGYQQYETSAYAKPGFQCQHNLNYWRFGDYLAIGCGAHGKLTFPDGDILRFSKTKHPKGYLRGEYLYEEKNVEKNDRAFEFFMNRFRLLEAVPKQEFEYYTGLSQSAVKNQIDFAIQQNYIVETLDFWQITEHGKLFLNELLALFLDE; from the coding sequence ATGCAAAAATTTCCCCCTCTTTCCCTTTATGTGCATATTCCTTGGTGTGTGCAGAAATGCCCTTATTGTGATTTCAATTCGCATGCACAGAAAGGCGCAATTCCTGAACAAGAATATGTGCAACATCTGATCGCCGATCTTGAGGCAGACTTAGAGAAATATCAGGCTAGTATTCAAAATCGTCCACTTCATTCAATTTTTATTGGTGGGGGCACGCCGAGTTTATTTTCAGCGGAAAGTATCAAGTTGTTATTGGCAGAAATTCAACGTCGCATTCCTTTTTCAGAGAATATAGAAATTACCATGGAAGCCAATCCTGGCACCGTGGAAGCAGAGCGTTTTAAAGGTTATGTGGATGCTGGTGTAACACGTATTTCCATGGGCATTCAAAGTTTTAATGATGATAAATTACAACGTTTAGGGCGTATTCATAATGCGGCGGAAGCTAAAAGTGCGGTCAGTTTGGCGAAAGTTTCAGGCTTGAAAAGTTTCAATTTGGATTTAATGCACGGCTTGCCAAATCAAATGCTTGAGGAAGCTCTAGATGATTTGCGACAAGCCATTGAGCTTGCTCCGCCGCACCTTTCTTGGTATCAACTCACCATTGAACCCAATACCATGTTTGCTTATCGTCCACCTAAGTTGCCGGATGATGATGAACTTTGGGATATTTTTGAGCAAGGCCACCAACTTTTAACCGAAGCCGGTTATCAACAATATGAAACATCTGCTTATGCAAAACCGGGTTTTCAATGTCAGCATAATTTGAATTATTGGCGATTCGGGGACTATTTGGCGATAGGTTGCGGTGCTCATGGAAAACTCACTTTTCCTGATGGCGATATTTTACGTTTTTCTAAAACGAAGCATCCAAAAGGCTACTTGCGTGGTGAATACCTTTATGAAGAAAAAAACGTGGAAAAAAATGACCGCGCTTTTGAGTTCTTTATGAATCGTTTTCGTTTATTGGAAGCGGTGCCTAAACAAGAGTTTGAGTATTACACGGGACTTTCGCAAAGTGCGGTCAAAAATCAAATTGATTTTGCTATTCAACAAAATTATATCGTGGAAACACTGGATTTTTGGCAGATCACCGAACACGGCAAATTGTTTTTGAATGAGCTGTTAGCGCTTTTTTTAGATGAATAA
- the serA gene encoding phosphoglycerate dehydrogenase, which yields MTNKVSLDKSKIKFVLLEGVHQSALDTLHAAGYTNIDFYKKALDGDELKEAIKDAHFIGLRSRTQLTAEMIEAAPKLIAIGCFCIGTNQVDLNAAKMRGIPVFNAPFSNTRSVAELVLGEILLLMRNIPQANADVHRGLWNKSAVGSHEVRGKKLGIVGYGHIGSQLSIIAESLGMEVYFYDIENKLPLGNAKQLHTLEELLGSCDVISLHVPDLPSTRNLMSAERIAQLKQDSILINAARGTVVDIDALAAALEQGKVRGAAVDVFPVEPASINEEFISPLRKFDNVILTPHIGGSTAEAQENIGFEVAGKFVKYSDNGSTLSSVNFPEVSLPEHVSAKRLLHIHENRPGVLNKLNQIFVEANLNIAAQYLQTDPKIGYVVIDVETDDASPLLAKLREIEGTIKARVLY from the coding sequence ATGACAAACAAAGTCTCACTCGACAAATCAAAAATTAAATTTGTGCTATTAGAAGGCGTGCACCAAAGTGCATTAGATACCTTGCATGCGGCGGGCTACACTAATATCGACTTTTACAAAAAAGCTTTAGATGGTGATGAGCTAAAAGAAGCGATTAAAGATGCGCATTTTATTGGCTTACGTTCACGTACCCAATTAACTGCAGAAATGATTGAAGCTGCACCGAAGCTTATTGCTATTGGCTGTTTCTGTATCGGTACCAACCAAGTGGATCTTAATGCAGCAAAAATGCGTGGGATTCCAGTATTTAATGCACCGTTCTCCAATACACGTTCTGTAGCTGAATTAGTGTTGGGTGAGATTTTGCTCTTAATGCGCAATATTCCTCAAGCGAATGCAGATGTGCATCGTGGTTTATGGAATAAATCGGCAGTGGGGTCTCATGAAGTGCGTGGTAAAAAACTCGGTATTGTGGGTTACGGCCATATCGGTTCGCAATTAAGTATTATTGCGGAATCTCTAGGGATGGAAGTATATTTCTACGATATTGAAAATAAATTACCATTGGGTAATGCAAAACAATTACATACACTTGAAGAGTTATTGGGCTCTTGTGATGTGATTTCGCTTCATGTACCAGATTTACCTTCAACTCGTAATTTAATGAGTGCTGAACGTATTGCACAATTAAAACAAGATTCTATTTTAATCAATGCAGCACGTGGTACGGTAGTGGATATTGATGCTTTAGCAGCTGCGCTTGAGCAAGGTAAAGTTCGTGGTGCAGCGGTTGACGTATTCCCTGTTGAACCTGCTTCAATCAATGAAGAGTTTATTTCTCCATTACGTAAATTCGATAATGTGATTTTAACCCCGCATATCGGTGGTTCAACCGCGGAAGCACAAGAAAACATTGGTTTTGAAGTCGCGGGTAAATTTGTGAAATATTCAGATAACGGCTCAACTCTTTCTTCCGTGAATTTCCCAGAAGTTTCTTTACCAGAACACGTCAGTGCAAAACGTTTACTTCACATTCACGAAAACCGCCCAGGTGTATTAAACAAACTGAACCAAATTTTCGTCGAAGCCAATCTCAATATTGCAGCGCAATATCTGCAAACCGATCCGAAAATTGGTTATGTTGTGATAGATGTTGAAACAGATGATGCATCACCATTGTTAGCCAAACTCCGTGAGATTGAAGGCACAATTAAAGCACGTGTGCTGTATTAA
- the rpiA gene encoding ribose-5-phosphate isomerase RpiA, with amino-acid sequence MDQLEMKKLAARAALKYVKPDTIVGVGSGSTVNCFIEALGELKDQIQGAVAASKASEELLRKQGIEVFSANDVSSLDIYVDGADEINPQKMMIKGGGAALTREKIVAALAKKFICIVDSSKQVDVLGSTFPLPVEVIPMARSQVGRKLVSFGGAPEYREGVVTDNGNVILDVHNFAILNPVEMEKELNNIAGVVTNGIFALRGADIVIVGTPDGAKIID; translated from the coding sequence ATGGACCAATTAGAAATGAAAAAATTAGCGGCACGTGCGGCGTTAAAATATGTTAAGCCCGATACCATTGTTGGCGTGGGAAGTGGTTCAACAGTGAATTGTTTTATTGAAGCCTTAGGAGAATTAAAAGATCAAATTCAAGGCGCGGTAGCGGCATCTAAAGCCTCAGAAGAATTATTACGTAAACAGGGCATTGAAGTGTTTAGTGCTAACGATGTATCCAGTTTAGATATTTATGTGGATGGCGCAGATGAAATCAATCCACAAAAAATGATGATCAAAGGCGGCGGTGCGGCTCTGACGCGCGAAAAAATTGTGGCCGCTTTAGCGAAAAAATTTATTTGTATCGTGGATTCTAGTAAACAAGTGGATGTGTTAGGCAGCACATTCCCATTGCCAGTAGAAGTGATTCCAATGGCTCGTTCACAAGTTGGTCGTAAATTAGTTTCTTTTGGTGGCGCGCCAGAATATCGTGAAGGCGTGGTGACTGATAACGGTAACGTGATTTTAGATGTACATAACTTCGCCATTTTAAATCCTGTGGAAATGGAAAAAGAATTGAATAACATAGCCGGTGTGGTAACAAATGGTATTTTTGCCTTACGTGGGGCGGATATTGTGATTGTTGGTACACCAGACGGCGCAAAAATTATTGATTAA